ACCCGGGCTGGGGCTGCGAGATCATGATCGAACACCACATGAAAGCCTATGGCTTGGGTCCAACCGTAGTCGACAACCGCGGCTCCTACTTCGCGTTGATGGCTGACACCATTGCGCGGCTTCAGCAAGGCAAGCCCGTGCTGTTTTTCACTTGGGTTCCGCAGTGGATTGCCAGTGTATTGGTGGAAGGGCGTGACGTGGTCTGGTTGCCGGTACCTTTCACCTCGCTGCCGGATGGCAAGGAAAGCAAGGACACCTTCCATGACGGCAAGAACCTCGGTTTCCCGGTGGACACGATCAATGCCGTCATGAACAAAGAGTTCGCTGAGAAGAACCCGGTGGCGCGCAAATTCCTCTCTGAAGTCAGCATCCCGACGGCCGCTGAAAGTGCGCAAAACCTGCGCATGCAAAACGGTGAAAAGTCGCTGGCCGACATCAAGCGCCATGCCGCGGAATGGATCAAGGCCAACCAGCAAGCCTATGACGGTTGGTTGAGTGACGCCCGGGCGGTAGCGAAGTAATCGGTTCGAACACGGGTTGGCGGCGGGCGGTGCCAGTCGCCAAGCCACAGGGTTGTCGTTTCAAGTGAAGGCGAGCGGGTGACGCAAGATGGAAACGTTCCAGAGTCCGTTGAAACAACAGAACATCGGCTTTCGCCCATCCACCGTGATGTCGGGCCATGAACGCATGGTGCGGGTGGCGTTTATCCTGCTCGATCATTTTTCGTTGACGACCCTTTCAACGGCGATGGATGCCCTGGCCACTGGAAACCTGATCAACGCTGAGACGATTTACACGGTATCGACCTACTCACTTCAGGGTGGACTGGTTGAAAGTGATATCGGCGTGTCGCTGGCTTCGCAAAGGCTGGTCGCAGAAGGCTTCAGTCATGATGCAGTGATTGTCGTCGGAGGCCAGCGTGTGAGGCTTGCCACGCAGCCAGTGCTGCGCCGAGTGCTGAAGAGGTCCGCGAGCAAAGGGATCGTTGCCGGTTGCTGGAATGCCGCGTTCTATCTCGCCGATGCCGGTTTGCTCGATACTCAGGAGTTCGCCTGCCACAGCGACAGCTGCGGTCTGGTCCATGAATATTTCCCGCAGTTGAAAGTTTCGACTCGCGAGTTTATTTGCACACAGCGTCGGGCCACTTGCGCCAACGCTCATTCGGCGCTGGATATGACCCTGGCGATCATGCAGGAACTGGGTGCGCACAACGATGCGGTACTGGTCGATGAGATAAAACGTGTTCACCAGCCCGCACAAGCTCGTCCGAAGTTCTCGGCAAATGCCGACAGCCTTCGCTGTTCATCGATTCCAAAGCCTTTGAACATCGCGCTCGACTTGATGGAAAAGAACATTGAGGAACCGCTGGAAATCGATGCAATCGCCAGCCAGGTCGGCGTGTCACGCCGGCAACTGGAAAGAAGGTTTGCCCGCTATCTCAATGCGGCACCGAATCGCTACTACCTGGAACTGCGTTTGACCCGGGCCCGGCAACTGATTGTGCAAAGTGATCGCTCGTTGACGGATGTGGCACTGGCAACCGGGTTTGTCAGTTATCCGCACTTCTATAAACGCTTCAAGGACCTGTTCGGCTTACCGCCCATGACCTTCAGGGATTATTACTACGCCAACGACTGTGCCAGTAGCGGACGTTATACCGTAGCGGCCAGTTTTTAAAACAAGCAGTCAATCGTCATTGTTTGTGCAAGTGCCAGTTTTGCAAGTTTCCGGATCAACGCCATTGCGTGCGTGTGCTTTGTGTCGCGTGCGTTTTGCAACTTCAACGATTAACGGTTTAACACTATGAAAGTCAGTTCATTACCCGCCGATGATGATAGTTGTGGCTGGTTTCATCTGAGCACGCCACGCAGTCCCGAGCCGGCTCACCGTGGGCACCGTTCAGCCCGCTGGGTGATCATCGGTGCCGGCTTCACGGGACTGGCGTGCGCGCGGCAACTGGCGTTGAATTTTCCCGACGACGAAGTGGTGCTTATCGAAGCGCAGGAAGTCGGACTGGGCCCGTCGGGTCGCAATGCCGGTTTTGCCATTGACCTTCCCCATGACATTGGCGCTGAGGATTACATCGGTGACATCGCACTGGCCCGCACCAGTTTGAAACTCAATCTGGCCGGCCAATCGATACTTCGCGAGCTGGTCGATCAATACCGCATCGAATGCCAGATGAAAGCCTGCGGCAAATATCAGGCAGCGGTAGAGACCCGCGGTATCGCCGTACTCGATGCCTATCGCCGGGGCCTGGAAAAACTCGATCAGCCTTTTCAGATGATTGATGCCGATGAGTTGCCCGAACATTTGGGCACGCGGTTTTACCGCAAGGCGTTGTTCACGCCGGGCGCAGTGTTATTGCAACCGTCCGGACTGGTGAAAGGCCTGGCCGACAATTTGCCATCGAACGTCACGCTGTATGAGCGCACCCCGATTCTGGAAGTGGAATACGGCGCCAAGACGCTCCTCAAACATGCCCACGGCAGCATCACCGCCGACAAACTGATTCTGGCGAACAACTCGTTCGGCATGCGCTTCGGTTTCCTGCAAGGGCGCATGTTGCCGATCTACACCTACGCGAGCATCACGCGGCCGCTGACCGAAGAGGAACAGGCGCGCCTTGGCGGTAAACCGTTCTGGGGCGCCATTCCGGCGGATCCGTTCGGCACCACGGTGCGCCGCACCCCGGACAACCGTCTGCTGATCCGCAACAGCTTCACCTTCAACCCGGATGGCCGCAGCAACAGCAAATACAACGAACGTTTCGTGCGTCGGCACAAGGCGTCATTCGATCAGCGGTTCCCGATGTTGCCGGGCGTGACGTTCGACTACACCTGGGGCGGCGCCTTGGCCATGTCG
This region of Pseudomonas sp. R84 genomic DNA includes:
- a CDS encoding FAD-binding oxidoreductase — translated: MKVSSLPADDDSCGWFHLSTPRSPEPAHRGHRSARWVIIGAGFTGLACARQLALNFPDDEVVLIEAQEVGLGPSGRNAGFAIDLPHDIGAEDYIGDIALARTSLKLNLAGQSILRELVDQYRIECQMKACGKYQAAVETRGIAVLDAYRRGLEKLDQPFQMIDADELPEHLGTRFYRKALFTPGAVLLQPSGLVKGLADNLPSNVTLYERTPILEVEYGAKTLLKHAHGSITADKLILANNSFGMRFGFLQGRMLPIYTYASITRPLTEEEQARLGGKPFWGAIPADPFGTTVRRTPDNRLLIRNSFTFNPDGRSNSKYNERFVRRHKASFDQRFPMLPGVTFDYTWGGALAMSRNHNGFFGELAPNVYAALGCNGLGVTRGTVTGKLLADWLAGQRDPLIDFLLQAPGPNSNPPEPFLSLGVNMNLKWGQYRAGRES
- a CDS encoding helix-turn-helix domain-containing protein, with the translated sequence METFQSPLKQQNIGFRPSTVMSGHERMVRVAFILLDHFSLTTLSTAMDALATGNLINAETIYTVSTYSLQGGLVESDIGVSLASQRLVAEGFSHDAVIVVGGQRVRLATQPVLRRVLKRSASKGIVAGCWNAAFYLADAGLLDTQEFACHSDSCGLVHEYFPQLKVSTREFICTQRRATCANAHSALDMTLAIMQELGAHNDAVLVDEIKRVHQPAQARPKFSANADSLRCSSIPKPLNIALDLMEKNIEEPLEIDAIASQVGVSRRQLERRFARYLNAAPNRYYLELRLTRARQLIVQSDRSLTDVALATGFVSYPHFYKRFKDLFGLPPMTFRDYYYANDCASSGRYTVAASF
- the proX gene encoding glycine betaine/L-proline ABC transporter substrate-binding protein ProX translates to MKLTNLKKSVVASLVASVFGTLLCSAAYAADANKPGAGVSITPIFPTIAEERFRGEVVIAGLKELGYDVKQPKEVDYPAMFLALSYGDADFTVHEWEHLHQAFYEKAGGDDVMVKVGQVMKGVLQGYMIDKKTADAYQIKDLSDLKKPEIAKLFDSNGDGKADLTGCNPGWGCEIMIEHHMKAYGLGPTVVDNRGSYFALMADTIARLQQGKPVLFFTWVPQWIASVLVEGRDVVWLPVPFTSLPDGKESKDTFHDGKNLGFPVDTINAVMNKEFAEKNPVARKFLSEVSIPTAAESAQNLRMQNGEKSLADIKRHAAEWIKANQQAYDGWLSDARAVAK